The Candidatus Nanogingivalaceae bacterium DNA segment GATTAAAGATGATCCGGGCTGGAACATTCTTTTTCAGGACAATGGTTTCAGGCGAATAGCCCCCCATGACTTCGACTTCAATTTCTTGATAACCTGATTTCTGACGAGCGTGGCCGCTTACCTTTTCATGCTCTGCAAAGAACCACCAAGCAATAAAAGCAACCACAAGTAAACAAACAATACTAATCAACAATCCAAACATGGAATTTCCTTCTTTCTATTACATACAATTGCAATGAATCGTTTTTAATCTCGTTTAAGCATCACAGTAAAAGCTTCACTCGGAATTTCAACATTTCCAAATTTCTTCATTCGCTTTTTACCACGTTTTTGTTTAGCCAGCAATTTCTTCTTTCGAGAAACATCACCACCATAAAGATAGCCCGTCACATCTTTTCGATAAGCTGAAATGTTTTCGCGCGCAATGAATTTTCCACCGATTGCCGCTTGAATTGCCACCTGGAAGTTTTGCCGCGGAATCACTTCTTTCAATTTTGCAGTAATCTCGCGACCCATTCGCACACTCTCCGAACGGTGACACATCACTGAAAGCGCATCAACCATTTCGCCCGCAACATAAAAATCTACTCGCACTAAATCTTCTGCTAAATAATCCCAAAGCTCATAATTAAATGAACCGTAACCCGACGTAACACTCTTAAGCTGATCGTAAAAATCGGTCAAAAGATTCGCAAGCGGTGCTTCAAAAGAAATCAAAACACGTTCATCAATATAACTCAAGTTTTTCTGTAAGCCACGTTTCGAAACAATTAATTGAATTACCGCACCAACATAATCTTTTGGCACCACAATTTCGCCCTTAATCCACGGCTCACGAATTTCAGAAATTCTTGTTTGGTCTGGTAAATCAGCTGCACTCTTAATATCTAATTCTTCACCTGTTGTTAAAATTACATGATAGTCAGTTGAAGGGTTAGTAATCACTAGATCTAGATTATATTCTCGTTCCAAACGCTCACGAACAATATCCATATGAAGAAGTCCAAGAAAACCAATTCGTATACCAAAGCCCAAAACTGGCGAATTTTCTGGCTCAAACTGCAATGCAGAATCGCTCAAGCTTAGCTTTTCGACTGCATCTTTCAAATCTTGATAATCTTCGTTCGAAACTGGGAAAAATCCCGCATAAACAAACGGCTGAACATTCTGGTATCCCGGTAAAGGTTCATTAGCGGGGTTTTTCGAAAGTGTTACAGTATCACCAACCTTCGCCTCGCGCGTGGTTTTCAAGTTTGTCACGATGTAGCCAATTTCTCCAGCCCCCATTTTATCGTATGGCGTCATTTTTGGCTGAAGCTTACCAATTTCGAGTGCTAAGCCTTTCGAATCGGTTGCCATCATTTTAATTTCATCACCCTTTTTCAATTCACCCGAAAAAATCCGAACATACAAAATTACACCGCGATAATCATCATAATAACTGTCAAAAATCAAAGCTTTTAGTGGTTTCATTAAATCTCCTTTGGTGATGGTATTCTTTCAATCACCGCATTCAAAACTTCTTCAACACCCATTCCTGTTTTGGCTGAAATATGTAAAATCTCGCTTTCATCACACCCTAAAAGATTAATAACTTCTTTCGAAACTCGTGGAATATCTGCAGCCGGTAGGTCAATTTTATTTAGCACAGGAATGATTTTCAAATCAGCCGCTATCGCAAGATAAACATTTGCGAGTGTTTGAGCTTGAATTCCCTGTGAAGCATCTACAACCAAAATCGCACCCTCACAAGCTTGAAGTGAGCGCGAAACTTCATAAGAAAAATCCACGTGTCCTGGGGTATCAATTAAGTTTAGCTCAACACCTTTCCAATTCATTGTTACTGGAGCAAGCTTAATAGTGATTCCTTTTTCCCGCTCCAAATCCATCGAATCCAAAAGCTGCGATTTCATGTCACGTTTTTGAACTGTACCTGTAATCTCCATCATTCGATCAGCTAAAGTTGATTTACCGTGATCAATGTGCGCGATAATACAAAAATTTCTAATATTTTTTAAATCCATAAACTTTCAATATTTTAACATATTTATAATAGTTGAGCAAATTTTTATTTAATCTTAATCTGTACAAAGAATATTTTCTTAACTTGCGCAATTATCGGATCGGCTTCTTTAAGTTTTAATAATTTTGCAGCCAAAACATAAACAGCAGAACTCACGGCTCCGATAAATACGAATTTTGGAAATATCGAGAAGAATCGTAAATCTGAGCCCAAAAGAGGCATCTTTGCCACCAAAAGATAACACACAAAACCAGAAAAAGCACTTGCAACGAACATTCGCCCAACCCCTAAAACAAATTGTGCGTCAAAAAGTCCATCAATTCTTTTGCGCATCAAAAATAGCAAAATTGCAATTTCAAGAACTGCACCAATCGCTTGAGCCCAAGCTAACCCGTAAGCACCAAACTTAAAAATTAAACTGAAGACTATCGCCAAAGCAATATTTAGACCAATCGCAACTAGTGAGATATAGAATGGCGTTTTCGTATCTTCCATTGCATAAAAACTCCTTGCTGCAATATGATAAATCGAACGCGCAAAAATTGAAAGAACAAGAACTCCCAAAAGTCCAGCAATTAAATCATCACCACCGTTTTTAATAAAGCTTACAATGTAGCCACGCAAGAAAAAGAATAAAACCGAAACTGGCAAAGCCAAGAAAATAATCATTCGAAGAGCGGCTTGTAAATCTTTTCGAAAGAGGTCTTTTCGCCCAATCGCTAATCTTTCAGTTAAATTTGGAAAAAATGCCGTAGAAATCGCAACACCAATTAAGTTTACTGGCATCATTTGAAGGGTTAAGCTCTGCGAATATGCACGCACCGTTCCCGAACCCATTCGGCTGGCCATATTAGTTTCGACAATTGAATTAACATAATCCAAACCTTGATCCATTGAGCGTGTTGGCAGTAGTTTCATAACCTGTTGAAAGCCTCTATTTCGCCAAAAAATTCTAAATTGATATTTAAAGTCAACACCAATTAGTCCAATTGCCGCAATCAAAAGCTGGAGAACAGACCCGAAAGCCACACCAATCGCAACGCCCATGATTCCACCTTCGAAAACCTGAACGCCAAAAATATTTATACCATTCGTAAAAAATACTGTTCCAATAATAATACCAATATTATAAATTGCTGGTGCAAGAGCCGAAAAAGTAAACCTTCCTATAGCTTGTTGAATACTTGTAAGTACCGTCGCAATAGCAAAAAGAAAGGGATTGATTGCAATCACGCGCATCATTGAAATTGCCAAAGATCGTGAAGACTCACTTAATCCTGGCCCAACAATATATTTAACTAGAGGTTCAGCAAAAATAATAATCAAAACTGAGGTTATAAGTGTTAACAGGGCTAATAAATTAAGAACACTCGTGCTTAATTCCCATGCAGATTTTTTATTTCGATTCGCCATTCGCTGATTAAATACAGGAATAAACGTAACACTTAATGCACCCGAAACCAAAATAAAAAACATAAAATCAGGAATCGTGAATGCGACAGTATAAGCATCAATTCCATCAGGGTAAGAATCTAGATAATACGAGTTTAGCAACCTGTCACGCAAAAAGCCCAACAAGCTCGACAAAAGAGTCGAGCTCGCAAGAATGATCGCTGCAAATTTAACCGTTAACCGCGAATTTGCTTTCGAAACAATAGATCGAACTTTAGATTTCATAATTAATCGTGAAGTTTTGCTTCCTTAGGCAATTTAGCATCTTTCAAAATTTCTGCAACCTCTTTTTCGTCTAGAGTTTCTTTTTCAAGAAGCGCATCCGTTAAAGCTTTAAGCGGTTTTTTATTCGCTTTGAGAACAGCTGCAGCACGTTCAACAGCTTCTTTAATTAACTTAGCGATTTCAGCATCAATTTTTTCTGCTGTTTTTTCAGAATATGGTCGTTCACGAGTCATCTTATCAAAAAACATTCCCGAATTTTCCTCATGAAATACTTGGTCAAGCAAATCTTCACCCATTCCAAATTCAATAACCATATTACGTGCGATATCTGTTGCATTTCGAAGATCGCTTGAAGCGCCTGTTGAAATTCCAGCCTCGCCATAAATCAACATTTCAGCCTGACGTCCACCCATTGCGCGCGCCAAGATATCTTTATATTCGAAAATATTTGTATAACTTCGATCTTCTGGCGGCAAGAACCATGTTACACCACCGGTTCCACCACGCGGAATAATCGTAACCTTATGAACTGGATCTGAATCTGGTAAAACATGTCCAACAACAGCGTGGCCAGCTTCGTGCCAAGCAGTAGTTTCGCGCTCTAGATCGCTCATTACTTTTGATTTTCGTTCTGGGCCGATGGCTACTTTTTCGAAAGCTTCCGTAAGATCATCGTTAGTAATAACATCTCGGTTATTTCGAGCTGCCAAAATAGCTGCTTCGTTCGCAATATTCGCAAGATCGGCACCAGCAGAACCAGCTGTCTTTTTAGCAAGCGCATTTAAATCTACTGAATCATCAACTTTTTTATTCTTGAAATGAACTTTCAAAATTGCCAAACGATCTTTTCTTTCAGGAAGAGCAATTTCAACACGACGGTCAAATCGACCAGGTCGCAAAAGAGCTGGATCAAGAACATCGGCACGGTTTGTTGCTGCAAGAACAATAACACCAGTATCTTTTTCGAAACCGTCCATTTCAACCAAAATTTGGTTCAAAGTCTGTTCGCGCTCATCGTGACCGCCACCCATTCCTGAACCACGTTTTCGACCGACAGCGTCAATCTCGTCAATAAAGATAATCGCAGGCGCATTCTTTTTAGCTTTCGAAAATAGATCTCGAACACGTGAAGCACCGACACCAACAAACATTTCCATAAATTCTGAACCAGAAATCGAGAAGAAAGGAACTTTAGCTTCACCAGCAACTGCACGAGCAAGCATTGTTTTACCAGTTCCTGGATTTCCAACCATCAAAACACCACTCGGGATTTTCGCACCCATTTTTTGATATTTTTTAGGATCTTTTAAGAAATCAACAACTTCGTATAGATCTTGTTTTGCATTCTCATTTCCGGCAATATCTTCAAATTTAATCTTTTTCTTATCATCGCCATAAATTTTTGCTCGAGATTTTCCAAAGTTCATAGCTTGCGAATTCTGGCCGTTTGCTGAACGCATCATTAACATCAATAAAGCTACAATCGCAATAATTGGAACGATCATAATTGCCAAATTCCATAAAATCTCTGAAGTGTTATCTGCTGGGAAAACATTAACAGTAGTCTTTCCTTTTTCAAGACCTTGTTCATAAATTGTACCAGCTTCTTTTACAGATTTTTCAGTTGGTTTTTTCTCACCTTTTTTAGTAACTTTTACATCATTTCCTTGAATTTCAATTTTCGAAATTTCGCCCTTATTAGCACGAGCAATCACATCTGAAATCGGAACATCTTTCAATCTAGCTGAGAAAAAATTCTGGCTAGACCAAAATACGCCTAAAATAATTGCGATAACAATCGCCCAAAAAAAAGTATTTCCCGCCCGTTTCGCAAAATTATTCTTCTTATTATCTTTCATTCTGTCCTTTCTCATATTCAACTCCTTCTATTTTAGCAAATTTTTAAAGCATTTTCAAATGAAATGATTTTTCTATTTCACTTTAAAAGAATTCAAACTCATCTCTATAAAACTTAACTTCTCGCCCGCTCAAAATTTGAGTTTTTGAGCCATTTTTAAAAGTTCGAATCGCTTGCAAAAAATTCGCGATTTGTTTCGAGAGCGGAATTTTGCCAGATTGAATTCGCATAATCTCACGCAAAATTTCTACACAAACTTCATCGGAATTATTTCGAAAAAAATTTCGCTCAAATTTTCTTCCATCACCAATTTTCGATAAAATATCGTTAGTAATTTCTTCAATTTCACGCTTAATTTTAATCTGTTTTTGCCAAATATCAAAGATTTTATTCAAGTTTTCTTCACTAAAATTTATTTTTTTACGAATTCGATTGCGTGCATATTTTTCACTTAAATTTGTCGAATCTTCACACCATTTCAAACCTTTTTCTTGCGCTTTGTTAAGAATTTCCGCTTTCGAAAACTTTAAAAACGGCCGCTTAATATTTGGTGAATCAAAACAGGCAATCGCTCGCCAACCTCCGCCACGATTTAAGTTCAGAACAAAAGTTTCGGCCAAATCATTCTTGTGATGTGCTGTAAAAATTTCAGCATTCTCTCTTTTAGCCAGCGCCCTCAAAAAATCGTATCTTGCTTTTCTTGCTTTTTCTTCACTAGCATTTTCTCCAAGAAAACCTCTTTCAAACTCAAATCTCAAGTTATTTTTGTTCGCAAACTTTCGCACAAAATCAAAATCTCGCATGCTTTCTTCGCCACGAATTCCATGCTCAAAATGTGCAATTATTAAATTATCCTCAACCCACTTCAAGCCATTCTTTTGTTTAAAAAAATCAATCAAAAAATCCGCCAAAACAATCGAATCAACCCCGCCAGAAACCGCCACAAGAATTTTTTTCATACACTTATTCTACCATACTTGCGTTTTTAAATCGATTATGTTAAAATTTATACAATGAAAAATGGTGGGAACAGTTCGAAAATTAAAGAAGTAAAATTCGAAAAAACGATAAAATTTACAGCTGAAAGCATTATTGAAAATGCCTTAAATTTGCACGCAACCGATGTTCATATTGAGCCTCGCGAAAATTCAGTTTTGGTGCGTTTTCGAATTGGTGGTGTCCTAAAAAATATGAGCGAAATCCCAAAAAAAGATTTTCCAAAAATAACTAAATATTTCAAGTCCTTAGCTGGTCTTAATTTTAGCGAGAAAACTTTTCCACAATCATCGACAATTCATTACGGAGAAGCTCGAATTCGAATTTCGACAACACCAGTTTTTTTGGGTGAAAAAATCACTCTCCGTTTAATGCGTGCGCGAAAATACGTTCGAAAACTTAACGAAATTGGGCTTTGGGGTGAAAATCTTCGTGCCGTAGAGCAAATTCTTCGCCAACCACGAGGTATTGTTTTTACTGTTGGCGATGGAAGCAATACAACAAACTTCTCAATTTTAAACGAATTAAATTCCTCTGAAAAGAATATTGTAACAATCGAAAAAACAATCGAAAAAAC contains these protein-coding regions:
- a CDS encoding cupredoxin domain-containing protein, with translation MFGLLISIVCLLVVAFIAWWFFAEHEKVSGHARQKSGYQEIEVEVMGGYSPETIVLKKNVPARIIFNRKDPSSCLDQVIFPDFGVHEDLPLGEKHVIEITPEKAGEYGYSCGMNMMHGHMIVK
- the murJ gene encoding murein biosynthesis integral membrane protein MurJ, with amino-acid sequence MKSKVRSIVSKANSRLTVKFAAIILASSTLLSSLLGFLRDRLLNSYYLDSYPDGIDAYTVAFTIPDFMFFILVSGALSVTFIPVFNQRMANRNKKSAWELSTSVLNLLALLTLITSVLIIIFAEPLVKYIVGPGLSESSRSLAISMMRVIAINPFLFAIATVLTSIQQAIGRFTFSALAPAIYNIGIIIGTVFFTNGINIFGVQVFEGGIMGVAIGVAFGSVLQLLIAAIGLIGVDFKYQFRIFWRNRGFQQVMKLLPTRSMDQGLDYVNSIVETNMASRMGSGTVRAYSQSLTLQMMPVNLIGVAISTAFFPNLTERLAIGRKDLFRKDLQAALRMIIFLALPVSVLFFFLRGYIVSFIKNGGDDLIAGLLGVLVLSIFARSIYHIAARSFYAMEDTKTPFYISLVAIGLNIALAIVFSLIFKFGAYGLAWAQAIGAVLEIAILLFLMRKRIDGLFDAQFVLGVGRMFVASAFSGFVCYLLVAKMPLLGSDLRFFSIFPKFVFIGAVSSAVYVLAAKLLKLKEADPIIAQVKKIFFVQIKIK
- the ftsH gene encoding ATP-dependent zinc metalloprotease FtsH; protein product: MRKDRMKDNKKNNFAKRAGNTFFWAIVIAIILGVFWSSQNFFSARLKDVPISDVIARANKGEISKIEIQGNDVKVTKKGEKKPTEKSVKEAGTIYEQGLEKGKTTVNVFPADNTSEILWNLAIMIVPIIAIVALLMLMMRSANGQNSQAMNFGKSRAKIYGDDKKKIKFEDIAGNENAKQDLYEVVDFLKDPKKYQKMGAKIPSGVLMVGNPGTGKTMLARAVAGEAKVPFFSISGSEFMEMFVGVGASRVRDLFSKAKKNAPAIIFIDEIDAVGRKRGSGMGGGHDEREQTLNQILVEMDGFEKDTGVIVLAATNRADVLDPALLRPGRFDRRVEIALPERKDRLAILKVHFKNKKVDDSVDLNALAKKTAGSAGADLANIANEAAILAARNNRDVITNDDLTEAFEKVAIGPERKSKVMSDLERETTAWHEAGHAVVGHVLPDSDPVHKVTIIPRGGTGGVTWFLPPEDRSYTNIFEYKDILARAMGGRQAEMLIYGEAGISTGASSDLRNATDIARNMVIEFGMGEDLLDQVFHEENSGMFFDKMTRERPYSEKTAEKIDAEIAKLIKEAVERAAAVLKANKKPLKALTDALLEKETLDEKEVAEILKDAKLPKEAKLHD
- the tilS gene encoding tRNA lysidine(34) synthetase TilS — encoded protein: MKKILVAVSGGVDSIVLADFLIDFFKQKNGLKWVEDNLIIAHFEHGIRGEESMRDFDFVRKFANKNNLRFEFERGFLGENASEEKARKARYDFLRALAKRENAEIFTAHHKNDLAETFVLNLNRGGGWRAIACFDSPNIKRPFLKFSKAEILNKAQEKGLKWCEDSTNLSEKYARNRIRKKINFSEENLNKIFDIWQKQIKIKREIEEITNDILSKIGDGRKFERNFFRNNSDEVCVEILREIMRIQSGKIPLSKQIANFLQAIRTFKNGSKTQILSGREVKFYRDEFEFF